The Rhizobium glycinendophyticum genome window below encodes:
- a CDS encoding DUF7007 domain-containing protein, with product MTAALQSNRAAATPDLSGVEFATSADGLPVARIDDLVLAMVTAPSGFAFLASAVSVRRPLSELTRADFIGHDGRVADEAEFRARVAETAGHKRDLAKLNRIRTRMSASTPWGASQMAVIYADGVIAHSTAGHGGFHLSADRSGKVHPLLRKDTPWYEEDSEWAIVALSFPDLFTRYERSMAERTIRNTWPDAWEAIRGCELAEGESWTKDQRAFDQRHAKDYIVTSAIFSDQNPGMTEVVAVVGGCRKSDNDERRFLLPSDEYAQRSRFGFVIDTGRHAEYHGPSSFVGWRGRGSGI from the coding sequence ATGACCGCCGCCCTCCAGTCGAACAGGGCAGCAGCCACCCCCGATCTCTCGGGGGTGGAGTTTGCCACCAGCGCGGACGGCTTGCCCGTCGCCCGCATCGATGACCTTGTCCTTGCCATGGTCACGGCGCCGAGCGGCTTTGCGTTCCTTGCGAGCGCAGTCTCGGTGCGCCGGCCGCTTTCCGAGCTGACCCGCGCTGACTTCATCGGACATGATGGCCGGGTGGCGGATGAGGCCGAATTCCGGGCGCGTGTTGCCGAGACTGCCGGACATAAGCGTGATCTGGCGAAGCTCAACCGCATACGAACCCGCATGTCGGCGAGCACGCCCTGGGGCGCATCGCAGATGGCGGTCATCTATGCGGATGGTGTCATCGCCCATAGCACGGCGGGACACGGTGGGTTTCATCTCTCTGCCGATCGCAGCGGCAAAGTCCATCCGCTGCTGCGGAAGGACACCCCATGGTACGAAGAGGATAGCGAATGGGCGATTGTGGCGCTCAGCTTTCCGGATCTGTTCACCCGCTATGAGCGGTCTATGGCCGAAAGGACCATCCGCAACACCTGGCCGGATGCCTGGGAGGCAATCCGCGGCTGCGAGCTGGCCGAGGGCGAAAGCTGGACAAAGGATCAACGGGCGTTCGATCAACGTCATGCGAAGGACTACATCGTCACATCGGCAATCTTCTCCGATCAGAACCCCGGCATGACAGAGGTCGTGGCGGTCGTCGGGGGGTGCCGAAAGTCCGACAACGATGAGCGTCGCTTCCTGTTGCCGAGCGACGAGTATGCACAGCGTAGCCGGTTCGGCTTCGTCATCGATACCGGTCGGCATGCCGAATATCATGGCCCCTCCTCCTTCGTCGGCTGGCGAGGCCGAGGGAGTGGGATATGA